In a single window of the Candidatus Beckwithbacteria bacterium genome:
- a CDS encoding endonuclease Q family protein, with protein MQIVADLHLHSKYSRAVSPEMMTSVMAKWAEKKGIDLLATSDWTHPLWLKELETFLEEDGEGIFKVKNSPSKTRFLLSTEIANIYTDKNKGRRIHTLFWSPSFQTVHKINEELAKRGGNLLSDGRPILGLTLKQMCEVVWGIDERVLVVPAHAWTPWFAIFGSKSGFDSIEEAFGEFSDRIYAVETGLSSDPLMNWRIKDLEKRAIVSFSDSHSPRKMGREATVFEFSGDKLKFDDIAGAIKQDKDSRCRIAYTIEFHPEEGKYHYTGHRACGVVQSPEETRKNGTTCHVCGRPLTVGVMHRVDELDQVNKELKAIEKSSEAGVVGYYHPTDKSRPPYVMLVPLGEILAESLGTNTASKRVDEMYEKMISVLGNELDILLKKDLQEISKIAGEKVAEGVAKVRSGKIVINPGYDGVFGVVKIWGSLKEINDDKLKSEQPSLF; from the coding sequence ATGCAGATTGTGGCGGATTTACATCTTCATTCCAAGTATTCGCGGGCGGTATCACCGGAGATGATGACGTCAGTCATGGCTAAATGGGCGGAGAAAAAAGGGATTGATTTACTGGCAACCAGCGACTGGACGCACCCGTTATGGCTGAAAGAATTGGAAACGTTTTTAGAAGAGGATGGGGAAGGAATATTTAAAGTTAAAAACAGTCCGAGCAAAACCAGATTTCTTTTATCAACAGAGATTGCCAATATTTATACAGATAAAAACAAAGGGAGAAGAATACACACGCTTTTTTGGTCGCCCAGTTTTCAAACCGTGCATAAAATTAATGAGGAATTAGCGAAACGGGGTGGGAATTTATTAAGTGACGGCCGGCCGATTTTGGGGTTAACTTTAAAACAAATGTGCGAAGTGGTGTGGGGGATTGACGAGCGGGTGTTGGTAGTGCCGGCGCACGCCTGGACGCCGTGGTTTGCGATTTTCGGCTCCAAGTCCGGATTTGACTCAATTGAAGAGGCTTTCGGTGAGTTCTCTGACCGGATTTATGCGGTGGAAACCGGGTTGTCCTCGGATCCGTTAATGAATTGGCGGATAAAAGATTTGGAAAAACGGGCGATTGTCAGCTTTTCCGATTCGCACAGTCCGAGAAAAATGGGACGGGAAGCGACGGTCTTTGAATTTAGTGGGGACAAGTTGAAGTTCGATGATATTGCTGGAGCAATTAAACAAGATAAAGATAGTCGGTGCCGGATTGCTTATACAATTGAGTTTCATCCGGAAGAGGGGAAGTATCATTATACCGGCCACCGGGCCTGCGGTGTGGTGCAGTCGCCGGAAGAAACGAGAAAAAACGGGACGACTTGCCATGTTTGCGGCCGGCCATTAACAGTGGGTGTGATGCATCGGGTGGATGAGTTGGATCAGGTTAATAAAGAGTTAAAAGCAATAGAAAAATCCAGTGAGGCCGGGGTGGTGGGTTATTATCATCCGACGGATAAATCCAGACCGCCGTACGTGATGCTGGTGCCATTGGGAGAGATTTTGGCAGAAAGTTTGGGGACGAATACAGCCAGTAAAAGAGTGGACGAAATGTATGAAAAAATGATTAGCGTTTTAGGTAACGAATTGGACATTTTATTAAAAAAAGATTTGCAGGAAATTAGCAAAATAGCGGGAGAAAAAGTGGCTGAAGGTGTTGCTAAGGTCCGGTCGGGCAAGATTGTTATTAACCCTGGTTATGACGGAGTATTTGGGGTAGTA